The following proteins are co-located in the Candidatus Avedoeria danica genome:
- a CDS encoding flavodoxin yields MKIGVFYGSTTGNTGAAAQAIKEEFDKKQPGMVELHDVKTADLKTMEGYDLIMIGCPTWNVGELQEDWKAQFPSLPNVNFGGKKVAIFGVGDANGYINNFMDALGILGDVVVQKGGELYGFWPTDDYNFVQSEGVVDGHFVGLALDDDNESHKSRPRVNAWCQQLMAELGL; encoded by the coding sequence ATGAAGATCGGCGTCTTTTACGGCAGCACGACGGGCAACACCGGCGCGGCGGCGCAGGCCATCAAGGAAGAGTTCGACAAGAAGCAGCCGGGGATGGTCGAGCTGCACGACGTCAAGACGGCCGACCTCAAGACGATGGAAGGCTACGATCTGATCATGATCGGCTGCCCGACGTGGAACGTCGGCGAGCTCCAGGAGGACTGGAAGGCCCAGTTCCCGAGCCTGCCGAACGTGAACTTCGGCGGCAAGAAGGTGGCGATCTTCGGCGTCGGCGACGCGAACGGCTACATCAACAACTTCATGGATGCGCTCGGCATCCTGGGCGATGTCGTCGTCCAGAAGGGCGGCGAGCTGTACGGCTTCTGGCCGACGGACGACTACAACTTCGTCCAAAGCGAGGGCGTCGTCGACGGCCACTTCGTCGGCCTCGCCCTCGACGACGACAACGAGAGCCACAAGTCGCGCCCGCGGGTCAATGCATGGTGCCAGCAGCTGATGGCGGAGTTGGGACTCTAG
- a CDS encoding BON domain-containing protein has protein sequence MAPALPSAHEIEHPSEHVVQGLETAVEGALWSYGPIRQSNARVEVHAEGDVVYLDGNIRGAMLKAVASEIAGKVPGVGRLVNRLVSDTDVEHEIAMQLAMDETLDLTTDHIAVKCLLGKVYLGGLIFADTLAAAESMKNRAESLIGAMPGVREVVSTVSAIEGSPDSFAAPADSGPVAAAAPKADAPRGMGGLIPEDRKAKIRAMIAARAQARAARTG, from the coding sequence ATGGCCCCCGCGCTCCCGTCCGCCCATGAGATCGAACACCCCAGCGAACATGTCGTGCAGGGCTTGGAAACGGCGGTGGAGGGGGCTCTCTGGTCATACGGTCCGATCCGGCAGTCCAACGCGCGTGTCGAAGTGCATGCCGAGGGCGACGTCGTCTACCTGGACGGCAACATCCGCGGGGCGATGCTCAAGGCGGTGGCCAGCGAGATCGCAGGCAAGGTGCCGGGCGTCGGCCGCCTCGTGAACCGCTTGGTGTCGGACACGGACGTCGAGCACGAGATCGCGATGCAGCTGGCGATGGACGAGACGCTTGACCTGACGACGGACCATATCGCCGTCAAGTGCCTTCTCGGCAAGGTGTACCTCGGCGGACTGATCTTCGCCGACACGCTCGCCGCGGCCGAGTCGATGAAGAACCGGGCCGAGTCGCTGATCGGGGCGATGCCGGGCGTGCGCGAGGTCGTCAGCACGGTGTCGGCGATCGAGGGCAGCCCGGACAGCTTTGCGGCGCCGGCCGACAGCGGCCCGGTCGCCGCCGCGGCGCCCAAGGCGGACGCGCCGCGCGGAATGGGCGGGCTGATCCCCGAGGACCGCAAGGCCAAGATTCGAGCGATGATCGCGGCGCGTGCGCAGGCACGTGCGGCGCGCACGGGGTAG
- a CDS encoding PH domain-containing protein → MTTPFEPVVGGDEAVGRLHPLSIVFLAGRTIRNAVLATAAGAFAGELGWLWWLVPFFGMSLTAEIVGYARYRYRMAPDELIIEEGLLSRSVRTIPYARIQNVDTAQNVLHRLLGVAEVRIETASGQGAEATMRVLGLGEVEALRRFVLARRGGAPIDVQPAQPAPIVQLGPVEVIAHGLTRNQRAALFFAVIGIGWNVLELAGAGNDWWDRFAPSNVIGWYGQLFRLDELGLVWLAVAAGIALLAALVAVLTVIGALWTAAQLWRFTLTRDGDDLRARYGLFTRHVATIPRFRIQSVAIWDSPFYRWLDRIAVSVETAGGGKPGEGEASGKRTWLAPIWPRDQLDVLLAEVQPGFDIGALAWRGVHPGAAGRMRRRGWIVAALVAIGLVAIGSAPVPFARWLGPAALVVLGGWTLLDAPRTAAGLGWALTDDVFAVRNGWIRRTVAFARLGKIQSVSLHASPFDRRAGMASVRIDTAGRTDGEHALVIPFLARGDAEALRDVLTAAAARLVVAEARA, encoded by the coding sequence ATGACGACGCCGTTTGAGCCGGTGGTGGGCGGCGACGAGGCTGTCGGGCGGCTCCACCCGCTGTCGATCGTCTTCCTGGCGGGCCGCACGATCCGCAACGCCGTGCTGGCGACGGCGGCCGGCGCGTTCGCCGGGGAGTTGGGATGGCTGTGGTGGCTCGTGCCGTTCTTCGGGATGTCGCTCACTGCCGAGATCGTCGGCTACGCGCGCTATCGCTACCGAATGGCGCCGGACGAGCTGATCATCGAGGAGGGGCTTCTCTCGCGCAGCGTGCGAACGATCCCATATGCCCGGATTCAGAACGTCGATACCGCGCAGAACGTGCTCCATCGGCTGCTCGGCGTCGCCGAGGTGCGGATCGAGACCGCCAGCGGCCAGGGCGCCGAGGCGACGATGCGGGTGCTCGGGCTCGGCGAGGTCGAGGCGCTGCGGCGGTTCGTGTTGGCGCGGCGCGGGGGGGCTCCGATCGACGTTCAACCGGCGCAGCCTGCACCCATCGTCCAACTCGGCCCGGTCGAGGTCATCGCCCACGGGCTGACGCGGAATCAGCGGGCGGCGCTGTTCTTTGCGGTGATCGGTATCGGCTGGAACGTGCTCGAGTTGGCCGGCGCCGGCAACGATTGGTGGGACCGGTTCGCGCCGTCGAACGTCATCGGCTGGTACGGCCAGCTGTTCCGGCTCGATGAACTGGGGCTGGTGTGGCTGGCGGTCGCGGCGGGCATCGCCTTATTGGCGGCGCTCGTCGCGGTCCTCACCGTGATCGGCGCGCTCTGGACGGCGGCGCAGCTCTGGCGCTTCACGCTGACGCGCGACGGCGACGACCTGCGGGCGCGCTATGGCCTCTTTACCCGGCACGTGGCGACGATCCCGCGGTTCCGGATCCAGAGCGTGGCGATCTGGGACTCGCCGTTCTACCGCTGGCTGGACCGCATCGCGGTCAGCGTCGAGACGGCGGGCGGCGGCAAGCCGGGCGAGGGTGAAGCGTCCGGCAAGCGAACGTGGCTCGCGCCGATCTGGCCGCGCGACCAGCTCGACGTCCTGTTGGCCGAGGTCCAGCCCGGGTTCGACATCGGCGCGCTGGCGTGGCGGGGCGTGCACCCGGGCGCGGCGGGGCGAATGCGCCGCCGCGGTTGGATCGTGGCCGCCCTCGTCGCAATCGGGCTGGTCGCGATCGGATCGGCCCCCGTGCCGTTCGCCCGCTGGCTTGGGCCGGCGGCGCTCGTCGTGCTCGGCGGCTGGACGTTGTTGGACGCGCCGCGCACGGCGGCGGGGCTCGGCTGGGCGCTGACGGACGATGTCTTCGCGGTCCGGAACGGCTGGATTCGGCGCACGGTGGCTTTCGCCCGCCTGGGCAAGATCCAGTCCGTCTCGCTCCACGCCTCGCCATTCGATCGCCGCGCCGGCATGGCGTCCGTGCGGATCGACACCGCCGGCCGCACGGATGGCGAGCACGCGCTGGTCATCCCTTTTCTGGCGCGCGGCGATGCCGAGGCCCTGCGAGACGTGCTGACGGCTGCGGCGGCGCGTCTCGTGGTGGCCGAGGCCCGCGCTTGA
- a CDS encoding PH domain-containing protein, whose translation MDDSIADGTERGTSPRHVTVERIVGGIVGACVLGGTAVGAMILRIAIEPPWEWTASLPVLAALPFVAFTQWWPAYSHPFTRWRLDGAALRIRRGVLWRQEIDVPLSRVQHTDVVQGPVERRFGVAKLVVHTAGTVDATVELGGLEVAIARAVRDHLVRGDDDDAV comes from the coding sequence ATGGACGATTCAATCGCCGACGGCACCGAGCGCGGCACGAGCCCGCGCCACGTCACCGTCGAACGGATCGTCGGCGGGATCGTCGGCGCGTGCGTGCTCGGCGGCACCGCGGTCGGGGCGATGATCCTTCGGATCGCGATCGAGCCGCCATGGGAGTGGACCGCGAGCCTGCCCGTCCTGGCCGCGCTTCCATTCGTCGCCTTCACGCAGTGGTGGCCCGCCTACAGCCATCCCTTCACGCGCTGGCGGTTGGACGGCGCCGCGCTGCGGATTCGACGCGGCGTGCTATGGCGGCAGGAGATCGATGTGCCGCTGTCGCGCGTGCAGCACACGGATGTGGTGCAAGGGCCGGTTGAGCGGCGGTTCGGCGTCGCCAAGCTCGTCGTCCACACGGCCGGCACGGTCGATGCGACGGTCGAGCTTGGCGGGCTGGAGGTCGCGATCGCTCGGGCGGTCCGCGACCACCTGGTGCGGGGGGACGATGACGACGCCGTTTGA
- a CDS encoding VWA domain-containing protein, with protein MRPRLAASACLVIAAAGAAALARLDALPGRRVIAQTAATSTATASLAAPATPLPDGFSLAAVWEPEVPSGNRLFHPAGIAFDATGRLAVAEAGNHRLTWSRTNGEGFLPNESAKRIGGRGDVPGRFVAPEDVAVTGAGDLFYVADTGNRRVQVIDAAGNGVAQWDDVGLPRGIALGPGVGADNEPVADGRVYVSDAEGMRILVFDPAGIRLAAWGRPGRGPGAFDTPLGLAVAPDGDLVVADHGNQRLQWLDADGSEGPEGAPVGSLDLDNRASPGGAPQDVDVDANGDVYAAVDRAILRFRIVPPPPATRTAAPPLPTNARTRTPVPTATPRPTPTVPPGAGVAADLEFAEAVPPVAEVIVAPCTPGACGPQNPRAMGCYRRQVEAGNHEGIQRLDLRPGVGLAVTYAPSTRWPDRVIVYPALRGGPGAPPDRGGITRAGDQNVTVWPRQCRDYDGAQRRHATDPDRIAAADDPYYARVSDSTDETHAWKSTGLWYDTSRPFVGGRGIDIAASLGLPQVTAVLTGNQIQLSSLRCFSGSGDDVCPPRPVNILTAAQMIRRDRTNECRRSLPIPWRPLVPDGPCIPADAWWNIALAAGGGTIGQAVRPEGRVNAPHNYSVAVLNAAEQRVAIRTLWVLPPDAPTPAGGGRPRGPDQVLQSGDIRLGARTDPFRAWADVAYDVRGDLWALSRDGTVRHYDARGRERGAQALEGLGGRTAESLGIGPDGSLVVLTGDGWVMKFAPHDDRPPVPTATPTRTPRGTPRATPTPRSTIPPTPTATRPPRAALIAAVRIADIAGPGRYRDAAVAPDDRVLVPDGASDRIVVLQPDAPSAEATPPPALAGGPCRFEPAKSADPARLALGGTTDVTLSLIGDCGTAHTAKDVVIALDASCQMGGDRLRLARLALAGLADAMVLSNDRIGIVTFNDGVGDARVVVPFTTDREVIRTFAKAFTVDCHMNAACFNARMSKPHIGTFLWPYACTTDGRMSDGLRAAREALFGAAGRADAGKAVVLLSPSLFDTPRILAILAQEPDTFEPPFTPTEQALWEADRNPLFPIPPQGERELARWEAGQLRDRGVEIWTSGVGQDSFGGGHPPDEALLAALAYPADRYRPAAAPADLVPVFSQIGRTIAARVLARRLVIVDRIPANMALVAGSVNPPAELLPDGARPDAVLRWTLTDIPLGGAPDLTYTLRPLEPGRHATNLDAVADGTDGHGHAAHVVFPVPFVEVLGPPTATPTDEPTALPPTAGPSPTPGPTDTPTPAPTPTARPTRDGPALAFLPFALRAACKPQPRPVDVVLLVDTSSSMEGDKLIAAKDAAIVFVDQLDLRPSADRAAVVGFDETARLDRPLTTSRGAVVRALDGLSTAPGTRLDLGLDAAAAELTGPRARIGADRAIVLLTDGRPQGGTEDAVRAAAERARAAAGAGLWAIGLGEDVLADVLGEVTGDETRVHLAPGPDELAAIYRAVASGIVCR; from the coding sequence ATGCGCCCCCGCCTCGCCGCCTCTGCCTGCCTCGTGATCGCCGCCGCTGGCGCGGCTGCCCTCGCGCGGCTCGACGCGCTGCCTGGGCGGCGGGTCATCGCACAGACCGCGGCCACGTCGACCGCCACCGCCTCGCTCGCTGCCCCGGCCACGCCGCTGCCCGACGGCTTCAGCCTCGCCGCCGTTTGGGAGCCCGAGGTTCCGTCCGGCAACCGCCTGTTCCACCCGGCGGGCATCGCGTTCGACGCGACCGGCCGCCTCGCCGTCGCCGAGGCCGGCAACCACCGCCTGACCTGGTCCCGCACGAACGGCGAGGGGTTCCTGCCGAACGAGTCGGCGAAGCGCATCGGCGGCCGGGGCGACGTGCCGGGGCGGTTCGTGGCGCCCGAGGACGTCGCCGTGACCGGGGCGGGCGACCTCTTCTACGTGGCCGACACCGGCAACCGCCGCGTGCAGGTGATCGACGCCGCCGGCAACGGCGTCGCCCAGTGGGATGATGTCGGGCTGCCGCGCGGCATCGCCCTCGGGCCGGGGGTCGGCGCGGACAACGAGCCCGTGGCGGACGGCCGCGTGTATGTCAGCGACGCGGAGGGGATGCGGATCCTCGTCTTCGACCCAGCCGGCATCCGCCTGGCCGCCTGGGGCCGCCCGGGCCGCGGGCCCGGCGCGTTCGACACGCCCCTCGGTCTGGCCGTCGCGCCGGACGGCGACCTCGTCGTCGCCGACCACGGCAACCAGCGCCTGCAGTGGCTCGACGCCGATGGGTCCGAGGGGCCGGAAGGCGCCCCCGTCGGCTCGCTCGACCTCGACAACCGAGCCTCGCCCGGCGGTGCGCCGCAGGACGTCGACGTCGACGCGAACGGCGACGTGTACGCAGCGGTCGACCGCGCGATCCTCCGCTTCCGCATCGTCCCGCCACCGCCAGCGACGCGCACCGCGGCGCCGCCGCTGCCGACGAACGCCCGCACCCGCACGCCCGTCCCGACCGCGACACCGCGCCCGACGCCGACCGTTCCGCCCGGCGCCGGCGTCGCGGCCGACCTCGAGTTCGCCGAGGCCGTGCCGCCGGTGGCCGAGGTGATCGTCGCGCCGTGCACGCCCGGCGCGTGCGGGCCGCAGAACCCGCGGGCGATGGGCTGCTACCGCCGGCAGGTCGAGGCCGGCAACCACGAGGGCATCCAGCGGCTTGACCTGCGCCCCGGCGTCGGGCTGGCCGTCACGTACGCGCCGTCGACGCGCTGGCCGGACCGCGTGATCGTCTACCCCGCCCTGCGCGGCGGGCCGGGCGCGCCGCCCGACCGCGGCGGGATCACCCGCGCGGGCGATCAGAACGTCACGGTCTGGCCCCGCCAGTGCCGCGACTACGACGGCGCCCAGCGGCGCCACGCGACCGACCCCGACCGGATCGCCGCCGCGGACGATCCGTACTACGCCCGGGTAAGCGACAGCACGGATGAGACGCATGCCTGGAAGAGCACGGGCCTGTGGTACGACACGTCGCGCCCGTTCGTCGGCGGCCGGGGAATCGACATCGCCGCCAGCCTCGGGCTGCCGCAGGTGACGGCCGTGCTCACCGGCAACCAGATCCAGTTGTCCTCCCTGCGCTGCTTCTCGGGCTCGGGGGACGATGTCTGCCCGCCGCGGCCGGTGAACATCCTCACGGCCGCCCAGATGATCCGCCGCGACCGCACGAACGAGTGCCGCCGGTCGCTGCCGATCCCGTGGCGCCCGCTCGTGCCCGACGGCCCGTGCATCCCGGCCGACGCGTGGTGGAACATCGCCCTCGCGGCCGGCGGCGGGACGATCGGCCAGGCGGTGCGCCCCGAGGGCCGCGTGAACGCACCGCACAACTACAGCGTGGCCGTCCTGAACGCGGCGGAGCAGCGGGTGGCCATCCGGACGCTGTGGGTCCTGCCGCCGGACGCCCCGACGCCCGCCGGCGGCGGCCGGCCGCGCGGCCCGGATCAAGTGCTGCAGAGCGGCGACATCCGCCTTGGCGCCCGCACCGATCCGTTCCGCGCCTGGGCCGACGTGGCGTACGACGTGCGCGGTGATCTCTGGGCCCTGTCGCGCGACGGCACGGTCCGCCACTACGACGCTCGCGGCCGGGAGCGCGGCGCGCAGGCGTTGGAGGGCCTTGGCGGCCGCACGGCCGAGTCCCTCGGCATCGGCCCCGACGGCAGCCTCGTCGTGCTCACCGGCGACGGCTGGGTCATGAAGTTCGCGCCGCACGACGACCGCCCGCCCGTCCCGACCGCCACGCCCACCCGCACCCCCCGCGGCACGCCCCGCGCCACGCCGACCCCCCGCTCGACGATCCCGCCGACCCCGACCGCCACCCGCCCGCCGCGCGCCGCGCTGATCGCGGCTGTCCGCATCGCCGATATCGCCGGCCCCGGCCGCTACCGCGACGCCGCCGTGGCACCGGACGACCGCGTCCTCGTGCCGGACGGCGCATCGGACCGCATCGTCGTCCTGCAGCCCGACGCGCCGAGCGCCGAGGCGACGCCGCCGCCCGCGCTCGCCGGCGGGCCGTGCCGCTTCGAGCCCGCCAAGAGCGCCGACCCGGCCCGCCTCGCGCTCGGCGGGACGACGGACGTCACGCTCAGCCTGATCGGCGACTGCGGAACCGCCCACACCGCCAAGGACGTCGTCATCGCGCTGGACGCCAGCTGCCAGATGGGCGGCGACCGGCTGCGGTTGGCGCGCTTGGCCCTCGCCGGCTTGGCGGACGCGATGGTGCTGTCGAACGACAGGATCGGGATCGTGACGTTCAACGACGGTGTCGGTGACGCGCGCGTCGTCGTACCGTTTACGACGGACCGCGAGGTGATCAGGACTTTCGCCAAGGCCTTCACCGTCGACTGCCACATGAACGCGGCGTGCTTCAACGCGCGGATGTCCAAGCCGCACATCGGCACGTTCCTCTGGCCGTACGCCTGCACGACGGACGGCCGGATGAGCGACGGGCTGCGCGCGGCGCGCGAAGCGCTGTTCGGCGCGGCGGGGCGCGCCGACGCCGGCAAGGCCGTCGTCCTCCTCTCGCCCAGCCTGTTCGACACGCCGCGGATCCTGGCGATCCTGGCGCAGGAACCGGACACGTTCGAGCCGCCGTTCACCCCAACCGAGCAGGCGCTGTGGGAAGCGGACCGCAATCCGCTCTTCCCGATCCCGCCGCAGGGCGAGCGCGAGCTGGCGCGGTGGGAGGCCGGGCAGCTGCGCGACCGCGGCGTCGAGATCTGGACGAGCGGCGTCGGCCAGGACAGCTTCGGCGGCGGCCACCCGCCCGACGAGGCGCTGCTGGCGGCGCTGGCGTACCCGGCCGACCGCTACCGCCCGGCGGCGGCGCCGGCCGACCTCGTGCCGGTCTTCAGCCAGATCGGCCGGACGATCGCCGCGCGCGTCCTGGCCCGCCGTCTTGTCATCGTCGACCGGATCCCGGCGAACATGGCCCTCGTCGCCGGGTCGGTCAACCCGCCCGCCGAGTTGCTGCCCGACGGCGCGCGCCCCGACGCCGTCCTGCGCTGGACGCTCACCGACATCCCGCTCGGCGGCGCGCCCGACCTGACCTACACCCTTCGCCCGCTCGAGCCCGGCCGTCACGCCACCAACCTCGACGCCGTCGCCGACGGCACGGACGGCCACGGCCACGCGGCCCACGTCGTCTTCCCGGTCCCATTCGTCGAAGTCCTCGGCCCGCCGACGGCCACGCCGACGGACGAGCCGACCGCCCTGCCCCCCACCGCCGGCCCGTCGCCAACCCCTGGCCCGACGGACACGCCGACGCCCGCGCCCACGCCGACGGCACGCCCGACGCGCGACGGACCGGCGTTGGCCTTCCTCCCGTTCGCGCTGCGCGCCGCGTGCAAGCCGCAGCCCCGGCCGGTCGACGTCGTGCTGCTCGTCGACACGTCGTCGTCGATGGAGGGCGACAAGCTGATCGCAGCCAAGGATGCCGCCATCGTCTTCGTCGATCAGCTCGACCTCCGCCCGTCCGCCGACCGGGCCGCCGTCGTCGGCTTCGACGAGACCGCCCGCCTTGACCGCCCGCTGACGACGAGCCGCGGCGCCGTCGTCCGCGCCCTCGACGGCCTGTCGACCGCGCCCGGCACCCGGCTCGACCTCGGCCTCGACGCTGCCGCGGCCGAGCTGACCGGCCCGCGTGCGCGGATCGGCGCCGACCGGGCGATCGTCCTGCTGACGGACGGCCGGCCGCAGGGCGGGACCGAAGACGCCGTGCGCGCCGCCGCCGAGCGGGCGCGGGCGGCGGCAGGTGCGGGCCTTTGGGCGATCGGGCTGGGCGAGGACGTGCTGGCCGACGTCCTCGGCGAGGTGACCGGGGACGAGACGCGCGTCCACCTGGCGCCGGGACCGGACGAGCTGGCGGCGATCTACCGGGCCGTGGCAAGCGGCATCGTCTGTCGCTGA
- a CDS encoding VWA domain-containing protein: MITTLVPARSRVVLLALTLGAVLLGALRPSVAPVAGQNAPNATPLPTSQSSPRGNTSSCQGTTLSTVITPTLRTCEEAEIQLQAEAICPVCPAGVNLIVVMQEFAHEPLWMQAEAQAVVDRLERFNERNPDSTVRVAVIHYDSRGARTAQALTDNLRTAKGAMRFGTGTNNCLAPVCFCYPYLGNLRTVPALITRMLRDVRKDSNLGDDDKTCDFVLLFNESTLGSCAGFSLEENALNAIGAGRDIERNVDALFVGCPSTAISDCEGTVRMLSNKRYFAQPPFRGALPGAFDGELDRLHEPNLLRNITIKQQLPPELSYVLNSAAPTPSVVDVTEAGTSLQWVWDKLGVDGPHDVRYRIAPNATGRYTVTGVTDILDGNGKDRQVVIPPASVDVYEPCVTPTEPPPTETPTVPPTATFTPSATPTSTLTPTSTATPTPRPKPVYLPISLNERCDPERRAADIVLVIDASTSMLETTGGGRTKLAAAVAAAQSFLDQLHMATGADRAAIVAFNAQAHLLQPLTQNRAALDAALNGIVPATLTCIPCAIETGEAALSSGGAPGRSRTMILLTDGRSNPRPVSEAVASAQRAKADGIVIYTVGIGNDLDVDALRDIASGADHSFLSPDAADLEQIYAAIADLLPCPLFWPQAP; this comes from the coding sequence ATGATCACGACACTTGTGCCCGCGCGTTCGCGGGTCGTTCTGTTGGCGCTCACGCTCGGCGCTGTCCTTCTCGGCGCGCTCCGCCCATCCGTCGCCCCGGTCGCCGGCCAGAATGCGCCGAACGCGACGCCGCTCCCGACGTCGCAGAGCTCGCCGCGCGGCAACACGAGCTCGTGCCAGGGCACGACGCTGTCGACGGTGATCACGCCAACGCTGCGGACGTGCGAGGAGGCGGAGATCCAGCTGCAAGCCGAGGCGATCTGCCCGGTCTGCCCAGCCGGTGTAAACCTGATCGTCGTCATGCAGGAGTTCGCCCACGAGCCGCTCTGGATGCAGGCGGAAGCACAGGCCGTCGTGGACCGGCTCGAGCGATTCAACGAGCGGAATCCGGACTCCACCGTCCGTGTGGCCGTGATCCACTACGACTCGCGCGGCGCGCGGACGGCGCAGGCGCTCACGGACAACCTCCGGACAGCCAAGGGGGCGATGAGGTTCGGGACGGGAACGAACAACTGCCTGGCGCCGGTGTGCTTCTGCTATCCGTACCTCGGCAACCTGCGGACGGTGCCGGCGCTCATCACGCGGATGCTGCGCGACGTGCGCAAGGATTCGAACCTGGGCGACGACGACAAGACGTGCGACTTCGTGCTCCTCTTCAACGAGAGCACGCTCGGATCGTGCGCCGGGTTCAGCTTGGAGGAGAACGCTCTGAATGCGATCGGCGCCGGGCGCGACATCGAGCGCAATGTCGACGCGTTGTTCGTCGGCTGCCCGTCGACCGCGATCTCGGACTGCGAGGGCACGGTGCGCATGCTCTCCAACAAGCGGTACTTCGCCCAGCCCCCGTTCCGCGGCGCCCTCCCCGGCGCGTTCGACGGCGAGCTCGATCGCCTGCACGAGCCGAACCTGCTGCGGAACATCACGATCAAGCAGCAGCTCCCGCCCGAGCTGAGCTACGTGCTGAACTCCGCCGCCCCGACGCCGTCCGTGGTCGACGTGACCGAGGCCGGGACGAGCCTGCAATGGGTGTGGGACAAGCTCGGCGTCGACGGCCCGCACGACGTCCGCTACCGCATCGCCCCCAACGCGACGGGCCGCTACACCGTCACCGGTGTCACCGACATCCTCGACGGCAACGGCAAGGACCGGCAGGTCGTCATCCCCCCGGCGTCCGTCGATGTCTACGAGCCGTGCGTCACCCCCACCGAGCCGCCGCCGACCGAGACGCCCACCGTTCCGCCGACCGCCACGTTCACGCCTTCGGCAACGCCGACCTCGACGCTCACCCCGACCTCGACGGCCACCCCGACGCCGCGTCCGAAGCCGGTATACCTGCCGATCTCGCTCAACGAGCGCTGCGACCCGGAGCGCCGCGCCGCCGACATCGTCCTCGTCATCGATGCCTCGACGAGCATGCTCGAGACGACCGGCGGTGGTCGCACGAAGCTCGCCGCCGCGGTGGCCGCCGCACAATCGTTCCTCGACCAGCTTCACATGGCCACCGGTGCCGACCGCGCGGCGATCGTCGCCTTCAACGCGCAGGCCCATCTCCTGCAGCCGCTCACGCAGAACCGCGCCGCGCTCGACGCCGCCCTGAACGGGATCGTTCCCGCCACGCTGACGTGCATCCCGTGCGCCATCGAGACGGGCGAAGCGGCGCTCAGCTCCGGCGGCGCCCCGGGCCGGTCGCGGACGATGATCCTGCTGACGGACGGTCGCTCGAACCCGCGGCCGGTGTCCGAGGCCGTCGCCAGCGCCCAACGCGCCAAGGCCGATGGGATCGTCATCTACACCGTGGGCATCGGGAACGACCTCGACGTCGATGCGCTGCGCGACATCGCCAGCGGCGCGGACCACTCCTTCCTGAGCCCGGACGCAGCGGACTTGGAGCAGATCTACGCCGCGATCGCGGACCTGCTGCCTTGCCCGCTGTTCTGGCCACAGGCGCCGTAG
- a CDS encoding carbonic anhydrase: MIPAKEALERLRDGNRRFVSDTRRAEPLTSQARRLALAAGQEPFAVLLGCSDSRVPAEIVFDQGLGDLFVIRVAGNIVAPSQIGSVEFAVEQFGTRLVVVLGHSKCGAILATIDELQRPAREQSRNMRSIVDRIRPSVETLLAMDLRHDPDALVQQAIRANIRVSTHQLRHGSDVLEHWIQRDGLVVVGAEYSLETGIVDFFDGVPDAG, encoded by the coding sequence ATGATCCCAGCCAAGGAAGCGCTCGAACGCCTGCGGGACGGCAATCGGCGCTTCGTGTCGGACACGCGTCGCGCGGAACCGCTCACCAGCCAGGCGCGTCGCCTCGCGCTGGCGGCGGGCCAGGAACCGTTCGCCGTCCTGTTGGGCTGCTCGGACTCGCGCGTGCCCGCGGAGATCGTCTTCGATCAGGGCCTGGGTGACCTGTTCGTCATTCGGGTTGCGGGCAACATCGTCGCCCCGTCCCAGATCGGCAGCGTGGAGTTCGCCGTCGAGCAGTTCGGCACGCGGTTGGTGGTCGTGCTCGGCCACTCGAAGTGCGGCGCCATCCTCGCCACGATCGATGAGCTCCAGCGTCCTGCCCGGGAGCAGTCACGCAACATGCGTTCGATCGTCGACCGCATCCGCCCGTCGGTGGAGACGCTGTTGGCGATGGACCTGCGCCACGATCCGGATGCCCTCGTTCAGCAAGCGATCCGGGCCAACATCCGCGTGTCCACCCACCAGTTGAGGCATGGATCGGACGTGCTCGAGCACTGGATCCAACGCGACGGCCTCGTCGTCGTCGGGGCCGAGTACTCGTTGGAAACCGGGATCGTGGACTTCTTCGATGGGGTGCCGGACGCGGGCTGA
- a CDS encoding GyrI-like domain-containing protein: MIDKPQITQTTAQPAAVIRLTIPRAEIQEVMGPGIGEVIAAAVAQGIGPAGPVYSHHFRMDADTFDFEIGVPVTAPVTPTGRVTAGELPAAKVARTVYHGGYEGIGEAWGEFGAWLEAEGLAPAPNLWESYVAGPESSPDPANWRTELNWPLVG; encoded by the coding sequence ATGATCGACAAGCCCCAGATCACCCAGACCACCGCTCAGCCGGCGGCCGTCATCCGCCTCACGATTCCGCGCGCCGAGATCCAAGAAGTCATGGGTCCCGGCATCGGCGAGGTGATTGCCGCCGCCGTCGCGCAGGGCATCGGCCCGGCCGGACCGGTGTACAGCCACCACTTCCGAATGGACGCCGACACTTTCGACTTCGAGATCGGCGTGCCCGTCACGGCCCCGGTCACCCCGACGGGCCGCGTGACGGCGGGCGAATTGCCCGCTGCGAAGGTGGCGCGGACGGTCTACCACGGCGGCTACGAAGGCATCGGTGAAGCGTGGGGTGAGTTCGGGGCATGGCTCGAAGCCGAAGGTCTTGCGCCGGCCCCGAACCTATGGGAGAGTTACGTGGCGGGTCCGGAGTCGAGCCCCGACCCGGCAAACTGGCGAACGGAGCTCAACTGGCCGCTCGTCGGCTGA